The following nucleotide sequence is from Nitratidesulfovibrio termitidis HI1.
GGCCCTGACGGGCCGCTCCGCCTGGACCGTTCCCGTGCCCGTGGCGCGCTCCGCGCCCCGGCCCGCTCCCTCGGACCATCATCACCCGGAACATCCGCCCCGCGCGTAGCGTCGGGCTTACCGCTGAAGGAGGAGTCCCATGTCGTTGCCACACGTTTCCGCCCACCGGGCGCACGGCGGTTCGCCGCCAATCCGGCCAGCCCTGCCGATCCTGCTGTTCCTGCTGCTGTGCCTGCTGCCGGGCCTTGTCCTGACGCTTGCGCCAGCCGCACCGGCCAGTGCTACCCAACTGGCAACCGAGGTGCCCGCCGGGGCCACCGGCGCGGTGAAGAAGCCGGAAGCCCACGTCATCACTGCCGACCATTCCCGCCACCCGGCCCTGCAACAGCCCTTTGCCACGCCGCAGGAAGTGACCAGGGCCTGCCTGTCCTGCCACAACGCCGCCGCGCAGCAGGTGCACAAGACCATCCACTGGACCTGGCTGGACCCCGCCGACCCGGAACGCAAGATGGGCAAGGGCGGCATTACCTTCAACAACTTCTGCATCGCCATTCCGTCCAACGAACCGCGCTGCACCTCGTGCCACGCGGGTTTCGGCTGGAAGAACGCGCAGTTCGACTTCTCGTCGCAGGAAAACGTGGACTGCATGGTCTGTCACGACCATACCGGCACCTACAAGAAGTTCCCCACCATGGCCGGGCTGCCCGTCAGCGAACCCACCGAGTTCGAGGGCAAGACGTTCACCCCGCCCGACTACAACGCCATCGCCGCCTCCGTGGGCCGCCCCACCCGCGACAACTGCGGCACCTGCCACTTCTACGGCGGCGGGGGCGACGCCGTGAAGCACGGCGACCTTGATTCCACCATGTTCAAGCCCGGCCGCGAACTGGACGTGCACATGGACGTGAAGGGCGCCAACTTCACCTGCCAGCGCTGCCACACCACGGAAGCCCACGTCATCGCCGGGCGCACCTACAAGCAGCCCGCCTTTACCGAACGCACCAGCGTGCTGGACGACGACCGGGTGCACCGCATCGCCTGTGAATCGTGCCACACCGCCACCCCGCACAAGGCCGGGCACAAGGCCAACGACCACACCGACAAGCTGGCCTGCCAGACCTGCCACATTCCCGCCTTTGCGCGCGAAATGGCCACCAAGATGTGGTGGGACTGGTCCACGGCGGGCAAGAAGAAGGACGGCAAGCCCTTTGCGGAAAAGGGCCCCTTTGGCAAGCCCAGCTACGACAGCAAGAAGGGCGACTTCCGCTGGGAAAAGGACGTCACCCCCGAATACCACTGGTCCAACGGACGCATGGAGTTCCTGCTGCTGACCGACAAGATCGCCGACACCTCGAAGCCGGTGGAGATCAACCGCATCGACGGCGACCCGGCAGACCCCAAGGCGCGCATCATGCCCTTCAAGGCGCACCGGGGCCGCCAGCCCTTCGACGCGGGCAACCGCACCTTCGTGGCCCCGCACCTGTTCGGCAAGGACGACGCCGCCTACTGGAAGACCTATGACTGGATGAAGGCCGTGGAGGCCGGGCAGAAGTCGCTGAACCTGCCCTTCAGCGGCAAGCTGGAATTCGTGGAAACCGTCTACTACTACCCCATCACCCACCAGGTGGCCCCCAAGGAAAAGTCCGTGGCCTGCGGCGAATGCCACAAGCCCGCGGGCAGCCGCCTTGCCGCCGTCAGCGGGGTGTGGATGCCGGGGCGCGACCGCAACGCGGGCGTGGACGCCGTTGGGTGGATCGCCGTTGCCGGGTCCGTGCTGGCCGTGGGCGTGCACGGGTTCCTGCGCCTGGCCGCGCGTGGCCGCAACAACCGCAAGGAGGACTAGCCATGCACGCCACCGAACGACTCTACCTGTACAGCCGGTTCGAGCGGTTCTGGCACTGGGCGCAGACCGTGCTCATCCTGGTGCTGCTGGTCACCGGCTTTGAAATCCACGGCACCTTCACCCTGCTGGGCTTTGACCACGCCTTCGCCGTGCACAACTTCTGCGCGTGGTCGTGGCTGGTGCTGTACGCCTTCATCGTGTTCTGGATGGCCGTCACCGACGAATGGAAGCACTACGTGCCCACCTTCCTGAAGCTGATGGACGTGGTGCGCTACTACCTTTCCGGCATCTTCAGGGGTGAACCCCACCCCGTGCCCAAGAGCGAACGCGCCAAGCACAACCCCCTGCAACGGCTGACCTACCTTGGCATCGTCTCGTTTCTCGTGCCGTTCCAGATGATCACCGGGTTTCTCTACTACACCTACAACCAGTGGCCCCAACTCGGCTTTGCGGGCAGCCTGACCCTGAAGGCCGTGGCCGTGCTGCACACCCTGGGCGCCTTCGCCTTCCTGGCCTTCGTCATCGTGCACGTCTACATGACCACCACCGGCCACACCCTTACCGCGCACATCGCCGCCATGTTCACCGGGTACGAGGATGTGCCCCGCAACGGCGTGAAGCCGGAAGCGTAGCGGGAAGGAGAGGAAAGACAGAAGATGAAGAACATGTGGGGGAGGGAGGAAACTTTGAAAAGTTTCCTCCCTCCCCCACACCCCCTCCCACCTTCCAAACTTTTCAATTTGGGGTAGGACAGAAGGTAAATGACTTCCCGCCTCACATGAAGCGCACCAGCTCGAACAACTTTTTCCGCTGCGTGGCCACGATGTGGTAGAACTGCGTCTGCGGAATGAAGATGTACGGCACATCCTCCGTCCGCCGGTACAGAAAGTGCGACAGGATCATCCGGTTGATGGCCTGATGCCCGATAATCATCACCCCCGGCGCGCCCCCGGCCAGAAACAGCGCCCGGCGCACCCCGCGCTCCACCCGCTCGCGCAGGGTCACGTACCCCTCGCCGCCCGGATAGATGTAGTGGAACTTGTCGCGCTGGCGGGCCGCGAAGGCATCCGGAAACTTGCGGCGGATGTCGTCGTACCGCAGGCCTTCGCACTCGCCCGCGTCGATCTCGTCAAACTCCGGCAAGGCCATCACCGTGGCCTCCGGCCGCGCCGCGCGCATGGGAGCCGCCGTCTGCGCCGAGCGTTTGCGGGTGGATGTGAAGATGTACGGCACCTCGATATCCGCGAAGTGCGCGGCCAGTTCCTTGGCCTGGGCCTGCCCGCGCAGGGTCAGGTCCGCATCGCCGCCGATGCGCCCTTCCACGTTGTAGTAGGTCTCGCCGTGCCGGACCAGATACAGGTTGCGCACCCACGCGGACACCAGAATGTCCCGGATGCGATGGTAGTACGGCACCCGCCCGCCAATCTGCTCGCCCACCACGCGGTTTTCCAGCGTGTCCACCCGCACCCAGCACGGTTCGTCGGCGCACGGCGCATACATGCGCTCGTAGTAGTGGATGCGCTTGGTAAAGCTGTCCATGGCCGCCTGCGTGGTATCGCGGGCGAATTCCGGCATCTGCGTCTTGCGCCGGATGGCCGCGCCCAGCGCCACCGGGTCGTTGTTGACGCATTCCACGAACAGCAGCGGATGGTCCGTAAGCATGGACTCTATGGTAGCCCGCCGGGCGCGGCTGGCGTTGGTGGCGTCCAGAATGGCCACGTGCCCGTCGCCCGCCAGGTAGTCGCGCGCGGCGGCAATGTTCAGCCGGGCGATTTCCTCGCGCCGGGCGCGTCCTTCCGCGTTGTCCGGGTCGTAGAATTCCGGCCGGGCGGAATCCATGCCCAGCATGGAGCGGCGGATTTCGCCGTTGTTGAACACCTCGACGCGGAAGTCCTCTGCCTCCAGGCCCTCGCGGATGCGACGGGCCATGGTGGATTTGCCCCGCGCGGGCAGGCCGACCATGACGACGTAGAGTTTGTTCATGTGGGGGATCCTGTGCAGGGATACTGTGGATGATGCCGCATTGGTAACGACTTCTTCGCGGACACGCCAGCGTCACAACACGCCCGGCTGGCGTGCCCGGCGGCATGATGAAAGATATCCGGATACATCCGCCGCGCACGCCCGGACAAACTCGCACGCCCGGACAAAACCGCCTTCGCCCACGCGGTGCTCGCACAGGACGCCGTTTCGTCTGCATCCGTCCCCGCCACGTCCCACCCTCTTGACGCCACCCGCCCGGCATGCCAACAGAATTTCACGGCGGGGTTTCCCATTGCCCCCTTCTCACCCGCCGCCCCCATCCCGACACCCCCGGCAGGAGGCCGACCATGTACGCCATCAACTATCTGCTGAACCTGTGCGGCATCGCCATGCTTGCCGGGGCCGCCTTCAACTGGCTGCGCTGGCGTTCGGGCAACAAGGCTGCGGGTATCCGTGCGCGCAGTCTCGCCATCGGTGGGGCCATGCTGCTGGTGTTCGGCAACCTGGTGTCACCCATGGAAACCAAGGTGGTACCACCGGTAAACGCCACCGCGCCCGTGACCCAGTCGCAGCAGGTGGAACCCCAGCCCGCGCCCCAGACTGTTCCCCAATCCCCTGCCGCCCCCGCGCAGCCCGACCAGCCCGCCAAATAGTTCGCTGAACCGTTCGCCAAACGCGGAAGGCGGCTCCACATGCCGGGCCGCCCTCCGCGTATCGTTTTCCTTCCCGTTCGCTCCGCATCCCCGGCGGGCGCACTGTCCGCACCCTTCGGGGGTTTCCTCCGACCATCCGCGCCTTTCCCCCTCCGGGAACTGGTGCGGCAGCACGCCTTGTCGGAGTACTGCCCTGCCTTCCTCCGGCAACCGCCCTTTCCCGGCCTCTGCGTCTGCCGTCGCCAGCCCCGCCCCGTGCGCCTACTCCACGCCGCGCTCGCGCAGAAACGCCTCGTACCGCTTGTCCACCTTCATGATGTGCGACACCAGCCAGTCCACCAGACCGCGCAGTATCTCCATGACCACCGTGGGATTGCCGCCCGCCGCCTGCTTTTCCCACTCCAGCACCCGCTGCACGAAGCGATGGTGCACATCCTTGTGCTGCGCCCCTTCCGGGTAGCCGTGCAGGTCGAACAGCCGCTCCTCGTACCCGAAGTGCTCCACGGTGTAGGCCTTCAACTGGCCGAACACCTCCAGCACGGCGGCCATGTCGCTGGTGCGCGCGGCGCGGTGCAGGGTATTGATGTAATCCACCAGTTTCTTGTGCTGTGCGTCGATGCTGGGCAGATTGGACAGTTCGTCCGTCCAGCGAATCAGGGTTTCCTCGCCGGCATCGGCCATCAGGGCCACGCCGTCCTCCCCGGCGCAGATGACCTCGACCATGGAAAACATCTCCTGCACCCGGGCAAAGATGTCGTTGAGCGTGCCGGTAAAGCGGCCCATGGCCTCGGCGGTCTGCCCGGCGATGCGGTTCACCTCGTCCACGCTGCGGCCCACCACCTCGCTGGCTGCCGCCTGCTGGCCGTTGGCGGCGGCGATGGACTGGACCATGCCCGCCGTTTCGTCCACCTGCGTGACGATGCGGGCCATGGCCTGCCCGGCGGACTCCGCCGACGCGGCAGACGCCGTGGCGTCGCGCGCGGCCTGTTCCACGGCGGCGATGTTCTCGCGCGTGTGGCTCTGGATGCGGGCCACGGTCTCGCCCACGTCGCGGGTGGCGGCCATGGTCTTTTCCGCCAGTTTGCGTACCTCGTCGGCAACCACGGCAAACCCCCGCCCGGCGTCACCGGCGCGCGCCGCCTCGATGGCCGCGTTCAGCGCCAGCAGGTTGGTCTGGTCCGCGATATCCGAAATCAGCGACATGACCTGCCCGATGTTCTCGGCCTCCACGCCAAGGCGGCCCATGGCCTCGTTCAGCCGCTGGATGCGCTCGCGGATGCCGTTGATGGCAGCCACGGTCTCGCGCATTCCCTGCGCCCCCTCGTCGGCGTTGCCGCGTGAAAGGTCGGCCTGCTCGGCGGCCCTGCGGGCATTGTCGGTAACGTTGGCCACGGTCACCCGCATGTCGGCCACGGCTTCCGCCGTTTCGTCCATGCGTTGGCGCTGGGTTTCCACCCCGCCAGTGACGGTGCGCACCTGGCCGGTCAGGTCGGCGATGGAGTGCGAGACATGTTCCGACACGGTGCGCGTCTTGCCCGCGGCGCCGGTCATGCGCTCCATCAGGCGTTTGATGCGCGTCTCGGATGCGGTGGCGTTCTTCATGGCGTCCTGGGCTTCGCGGGCCATGCGCGCGGCCTCCCGCCCCTGGGCGTCGGCTTCTTCGATGCGCTGGCGCAGGTTCTGCACCATGCGCTCGATGGAGTGGCGCAGGGCATCCAGTTCCGGCGGGTATGCGCCTTCCGGGTGCGTATCCAGATCGCCCCTGGCCACCTCTCCCGCATAGGCGCACAACCTGCGCAGCGGCGATGAAATCGTGGCCACCAGAATGAAGGCCAGCGTCGAGCCCAAAGCCACCGCCAGCAGCAGGACTATGGCCACACCGGTCAGCATTCTTTGCTCTGCCTTCTCTCCCACCCTTGCGATGTCGCGCGCGGCGGCTAACGCCTCGTCGGTGTCTATTTCCGCCACAAGCCCGTAGGACACGCCATCGATATGCAGCGGCTGCCATGAAGCAAGGACGGATTCTCCCCGGTAGTCGGTGCCGGTTCCCTCTCCCGTATCGCCTGCCAGGGCCTTGCGCACGGCTTCCGTGTCCACGGTGTCCGCGAGGATGGTCCGCCTGTCCGATACGCGCAGCACGGACCGTGTCCGCTTGTCGCTGCCGACCAGATAGGT
It contains:
- a CDS encoding bacteriohemerythrin, coding for MTLRVKLLVGFIGTQVLSCLLTAGLLWHFGSDAMHSVDAAGVAAIRQRATDQLSSIRSSKALHIEDLFRRMRNQILTLAADTAVDDAAREFPSAFHAVDRESQGQLTPEGARNALLAGYASADYLGAPFAPYAPGHAARAPERYLPETTNGILLQAMYAVAPGNPNPAGQRQNLTQHPLRITYNALHARYHPFLRQFVQTFNYGDILLVEPATGVVMYSVCKQPDFATSLLTGPYKDSGLAEVFRKVMANHSGKIAESGSYPVELGDFAPYEPARNAPSAFMAAPVRDRDGKMLAVLAFRINETGINRIMTSEGKWDEVGLGKTGETYLVGSDKRTRSVLRVSDRRTILADTVDTEAVRKALAGDTGEGTGTDYRGESVLASWQPLHIDGVSYGLVAEIDTDEALAAARDIARVGEKAEQRMLTGVAIVLLLAVALGSTLAFILVATISSPLRRLCAYAGEVARGDLDTHPEGAYPPELDALRHSIERMVQNLRQRIEEADAQGREAARMAREAQDAMKNATASETRIKRLMERMTGAAGKTRTVSEHVSHSIADLTGQVRTVTGGVETQRQRMDETAEAVADMRVTVANVTDNARRAAEQADLSRGNADEGAQGMRETVAAINGIRERIQRLNEAMGRLGVEAENIGQVMSLISDIADQTNLLALNAAIEAARAGDAGRGFAVVADEVRKLAEKTMAATRDVGETVARIQSHTRENIAAVEQAARDATASAASAESAGQAMARIVTQVDETAGMVQSIAAANGQQAAASEVVGRSVDEVNRIAGQTAEAMGRFTGTLNDIFARVQEMFSMVEVICAGEDGVALMADAGEETLIRWTDELSNLPSIDAQHKKLVDYINTLHRAARTSDMAAVLEVFGQLKAYTVEHFGYEERLFDLHGYPEGAQHKDVHHRFVQRVLEWEKQAAGGNPTVVMEILRGLVDWLVSHIMKVDKRYEAFLRERGVE
- a CDS encoding histidine phosphatase family protein; this translates as MNKLYVVMVGLPARGKSTMARRIREGLEAEDFRVEVFNNGEIRRSMLGMDSARPEFYDPDNAEGRARREEIARLNIAAARDYLAGDGHVAILDATNASRARRATIESMLTDHPLLFVECVNNDPVALGAAIRRKTQMPEFARDTTQAAMDSFTKRIHYYERMYAPCADEPCWVRVDTLENRVVGEQIGGRVPYYHRIRDILVSAWVRNLYLVRHGETYYNVEGRIGGDADLTLRGQAQAKELAAHFADIEVPYIFTSTRKRSAQTAAPMRAARPEATVMALPEFDEIDAGECEGLRYDDIRRKFPDAFAARQRDKFHYIYPGGEGYVTLRERVERGVRRALFLAGGAPGVMIIGHQAINRMILSHFLYRRTEDVPYIFIPQTQFYHIVATQRKKLFELVRFM
- a CDS encoding cytochrome b/b6 domain-containing protein is translated as MHATERLYLYSRFERFWHWAQTVLILVLLVTGFEIHGTFTLLGFDHAFAVHNFCAWSWLVLYAFIVFWMAVTDEWKHYVPTFLKLMDVVRYYLSGIFRGEPHPVPKSERAKHNPLQRLTYLGIVSFLVPFQMITGFLYYTYNQWPQLGFAGSLTLKAVAVLHTLGAFAFLAFVIVHVYMTTTGHTLTAHIAAMFTGYEDVPRNGVKPEA
- a CDS encoding tetrathionate reductase family octaheme c-type cytochrome; amino-acid sequence: MSLPHVSAHRAHGGSPPIRPALPILLFLLLCLLPGLVLTLAPAAPASATQLATEVPAGATGAVKKPEAHVITADHSRHPALQQPFATPQEVTRACLSCHNAAAQQVHKTIHWTWLDPADPERKMGKGGITFNNFCIAIPSNEPRCTSCHAGFGWKNAQFDFSSQENVDCMVCHDHTGTYKKFPTMAGLPVSEPTEFEGKTFTPPDYNAIAASVGRPTRDNCGTCHFYGGGGDAVKHGDLDSTMFKPGRELDVHMDVKGANFTCQRCHTTEAHVIAGRTYKQPAFTERTSVLDDDRVHRIACESCHTATPHKAGHKANDHTDKLACQTCHIPAFAREMATKMWWDWSTAGKKKDGKPFAEKGPFGKPSYDSKKGDFRWEKDVTPEYHWSNGRMEFLLLTDKIADTSKPVEINRIDGDPADPKARIMPFKAHRGRQPFDAGNRTFVAPHLFGKDDAAYWKTYDWMKAVEAGQKSLNLPFSGKLEFVETVYYYPITHQVAPKEKSVACGECHKPAGSRLAAVSGVWMPGRDRNAGVDAVGWIAVAGSVLAVGVHGFLRLAARGRNNRKED